In Haliscomenobacter hydrossis DSM 1100, the DNA window GACGAGGCTTTTCCCAAAGGCAGCAAGGACAGATTGAATGAACTGGGACGCGAAGGTTTTGTAAAATGGCTAAAAGAAGAGCCCCGTATCCAGTATACCGACACCACTTTCCGCGACGCCCACCAGTCGCTGCTGGCGACCCGGGTGCGTACCTATGATTTGATCAAAATCGCCGAAAGTTACGCCCGGCACCATGGCAGCCAGGTGTTTTCGATGGAGGTATGGGGCGGTGCAACCTTTGATGTAGCCCTGCGCTTTTTGCACGAATGCCCCTGGGAGCGTTTGGAACTGATTCGTCAGCATATTCCGAATGTTCTGTTGCAGATGCTCATCCGGGGTTCCAATGCCGTGGGATACACTGCTTATCCTGATAATGTCATTGTGCGTTTCATCGAGGAAGCCGCCAAAACCGGGATCGATGTATTCCGCATTTTTGACTCGCTCAACTTTGTCGATTCCATGCGCACCAGCATCCGCACGGTACGTGAACGCACCGAGTCACTGGCCGAAGCTTGTATCTGTTACACCGGGGACATTATGGACCCTACGCGCACCAAATACAGCTTACAGTATTACCTGGATCTGGCCCGCCGCCTCGAAGACGAAGGTGCCCACCTCCTTTGTATCAAAGACATGGCGGGTTTGTTGAAACCTTTCGCTGCTGACATCCTGGTGAAAGAACTGCGCAAAGCGGTTGATCTACCCATTCACCTGCATACCCACGATACTTCTTCCATCCAGCCCGCAACCTACCTTAAAGCGGTAGAAGCAGGCGTGGACGTGATTGATTTGGCCCTGGCTTCGATGAGTGGACTTACCTCGCAGCCCAACTTCAATTCTTTTGTCGCCATGATGGTAGGACATGAGCGCGAAAACCCCATTCCGCTGCATACCCTCAATGAGTTTTCAAATTATTGGGAATCGGTGCGCCGGGTTTACCACCCCTTCGAGTCAGAACTCCGCTCCGGATCAGCCGATGTATACGAACACGAAATACCCGGTGGGCAATATTCCAACCTGCGGCCACAAGCACGGGCATTGGGCCTGGAAGACAAATTTGAACTCGTCAAACACAACTATCGTGTAGCCAATGACTTGTTTGGCGACATCATCAAAGTGACACCTTCTTCCAAAGTGGTGGGTGACATGGCCTTGTTCATGACCTCCAATAACCTGAGCGCCGAAGACGTGATCAAACGCGGCAATTCCCTGGCTTTCCCGGATAGTGTCAAAGCCTTGATGCGCGGTGATTTGGGTCAGGTAGAAGGGGGCTTTCCGACGGAGGTACAGGCAGTGGTATTGAAAGGGGAAAAACCGTACACCGAAGCGCCCAATGCGCAGATGAAGCCCTTGGACATCGATGCAGAATTTTTAGCTTTTCAGGCAAAGTTCGGGGCAAACACCAAATTCCGCGACTTTCTTTCGTACCAGATGTACCCCAAGGTATATGAAGAATACCACGAATCCAGGGGCAAATACGGCGATTTGAGCCACCTGTCTTCTAAAGTGTTCTTTTTTGGTATGGAACCGATGGAGGAAATCATCATCGAATTGGCCAAGGGCAAAAACATCGTGGTGAAATACCTCAATAAAACCCATGCCGACGAATTGGGCAACCGGATCGTATTTTTTCAATTGAATGGCCAGTCGAGGATGTTATCGGTTAGGGATAAAACCGCCAAAACCGAATCGATCGTCCACCAAAAAATAAGCAAACCCAGCGATGTGGGGGCACCACTGCAGGGTAGTTTGGCCAAAATTTTGGTGAAAGAAGGAGATGCGGTACAGGCAAATACGCCCCTCTTTGTCATCGAAGCCATGAAGATGGAGAGCACCATCATTGCATCGGTAGCGGGTACGGTGAAAAAAATCCATTTGAAGGAAAAAACGCTGGTGGAGCAGGATGATTTGGTGATTGAGTTGGAGTAGAAACATGCAGTTTCTTATTACAATTTTTTGATCGTTCCAAAGCGACATTTTTTTAACACAAGGGGCACAAAGAAAAGCACAAGGGACACAAAGGAGCACACATGTTGTGCACTTTGTATTTCCTTTGTGTTCTTTGTGTTAAAAAATTTGGGTAAATATTGACCGTATGAATAACAATGAACTAAACATACGCGCCGCTACAGCTGCCGACCTTGACGCCATTTGGCGCTTGTGGAAAGCGGTCGTTGATCAAAAAATTTACTTCCCGTACGATGACACT includes these proteins:
- a CDS encoding pyruvate carboxylase, whose amino-acid sequence is MTSSNKPFQKIMVANRGEIAIRVLRAASELRIATVAIYTFEDRYSLHRFKADQAFQIGADDDPLKPYLNIKEILRVAKENEVDAIHPGYGFLSENVDFARACREADITFIGPDPEIMDQLGDKIAAKNIARKTGISLIPDSELDLSSKEIALAEARRIGYPVIIKAASGGGGRGMRVVRDDDTLLKEYTEAGNEALTAFGDGTLFLEKFIERPKHIEVQILGDRHGNIVHLYERDCSIQRRFQKVVEIAPGVSIRKEGTRDKLFAYALKLARAVGYNNAGTVEFLLDEEENVYFIEVNPRIQVEHTVTEEVTGIDLVRSQILIAQGLPLNSEEVGIPNQESIECSGCAIQCRITTEDPTNEFKPDYGTLIAYRSPGGMGIRLDAGSAFAGARISPFFDSLLVKVTAWGRDMPSAARKLHRALREFRVRGVKTNIGFLLNLLENEDFQNRNFTVNFIKENQQLLKSRNWQDSGTRILRYVSEVIVNKNPDVNFRDPNVVLLNPVVPKFNKDEAFPKGSKDRLNELGREGFVKWLKEEPRIQYTDTTFRDAHQSLLATRVRTYDLIKIAESYARHHGSQVFSMEVWGGATFDVALRFLHECPWERLELIRQHIPNVLLQMLIRGSNAVGYTAYPDNVIVRFIEEAAKTGIDVFRIFDSLNFVDSMRTSIRTVRERTESLAEACICYTGDIMDPTRTKYSLQYYLDLARRLEDEGAHLLCIKDMAGLLKPFAADILVKELRKAVDLPIHLHTHDTSSIQPATYLKAVEAGVDVIDLALASMSGLTSQPNFNSFVAMMVGHERENPIPLHTLNEFSNYWESVRRVYHPFESELRSGSADVYEHEIPGGQYSNLRPQARALGLEDKFELVKHNYRVANDLFGDIIKVTPSSKVVGDMALFMTSNNLSAEDVIKRGNSLAFPDSVKALMRGDLGQVEGGFPTEVQAVVLKGEKPYTEAPNAQMKPLDIDAEFLAFQAKFGANTKFRDFLSYQMYPKVYEEYHESRGKYGDLSHLSSKVFFFGMEPMEEIIIELAKGKNIVVKYLNKTHADELGNRIVFFQLNGQSRMLSVRDKTAKTESIVHQKISKPSDVGAPLQGSLAKILVKEGDAVQANTPLFVIEAMKMESTIIASVAGTVKKIHLKEKTLVEQDDLVIELE